Genomic window (bacterium BMS3Abin02):
CACGTCGGGCCGGTCGGCAGTGTGCTCGACCGACTCGTCGAGCAGAACACCATCACAGCCGACCAGGCACAGGCGATTCGCGATGCCTTGGCTGCAAATGCACCGTTCTCACGTGGTTTCGATCGCCCCGGTTTCGGGCATCCACGCGCAGGATTGGAATCGGTCGCCGATGTACTCGGCATGTCGACCGACGACTTGGTCACCGCCCTTCGGGACGGGCAGACGATCGCAGACATCGCCGGTGACAAGCTGCAGGCGGTGACCGATGCGCTCGTCGAGAAGGCGAACGCTCGCATCGATCAGGCCGTCGAAAACGGCCGCCTCGATGCCGGGCAGGCCGCCGATGCCAAGGCAAGAGCGGCTGAACGAATCAACGCGATGCTCAGCGGTGAGATGCCGCGCGGCAATTGCGAGGGTCCGCGACTCGGTCGTGGCTTCGGCCCGATGGGTGGCGGCCATGCTGGTGGTGGCTTCGGCCCGATGAGCGGCAACGCGTGATCCGGTACGCACCCTTTCCTTCCATGGTGACGCCCCCGAAAGGGGGCGTCACCATCATGCCTCCGGGACGAGAAGCGCAGAAGCGGTACCGTGTGCAAGGCGAAAGGAGATCGCATTGGCAACCGATCCTGTCTGCAAGATGCAGGTCGAGGAATCCACGGCGAGGTGGACCTTCGAGTACGAGGGTGAGAGGTACCACTTCTGTGCTCCCGGGTGCAGGCACGTTTTCGATGAGAATCCCGAACAGTACGTCTTGGACTGAGGTTGGTCGCGATGAGAGTTCTCGTGCTCGGAGGCACCACCTTTTTCGGACGCGCCGTCGTCGAACTCTTGCTCGACCGCGGCGACGATATCAGCGTATTCTCCCGCGGCAACACACGACCCGAATGGTGGGGAAGCATTGGCCACGTCAGCGGTGATCGCACCGACTCCGGGTCGCTGGAGCAGCTTCGTGGTCAAGTGTTCGATGCCGTGATCGACAATATCGCCTATTCCGGAGGGGATGTCGACATTCTGCTGGACGTCATCGCGCCAACGGTCGGTCACTATGTGCTGACGAGCAGCTCGGCCGTCTACAACACCGCTCGCGGCTACCCGCCTTACGACGAAGACGACGTCGATCGAGCGTTTCGTCCGTCCGCCGACGAGGCGGAATCGCCCGGATGGGCATACACGATCGGCAAGCTCACCGCCGAACAGGCCCTCGTCGATCGGACCGACGTTTCATGGACGATCATTCGACCTCCGATCGTCCTGGGTCCCAACGATCCCACCCTTCGGGGATGGTTCTACTTCCAGCGCCTCCTCGACGGCGGACCGCTGCTCCTTCGTTGCTGCGGGGAACGCAGCTTCCGGATCGTCTATTCGCAGGACCTCGCCCGAGGATATGTCAGCGTTCTCGACACACCCGACGCCAGAGGAAGCGTATACAACATCGCGCAACAGGAGGTGGTGCGCATGCGAGACTTCCTCGCCGCTGCGGCGCAGGGACTGGACACACCGCTCGATATCGTCGGGATCACCGAACGGGATCTCTCCCACGTCGCCCTGGAGTACGCCGATCCGTACGATCGGCTATCGAACTTCATCCCATCCGTGGAGCGGGCCGAACGTGATCTTGGCTACCACTCGACACCGTTCAAGGACTGGGTGGGCGAGACCGCGCGTTGGTACCGGGACCATTACGACGGGACGAACTCGAGCGGATATGAACGCAGGGGTGACGAGATCCGTCTCGTCCGTGAACTCTCTTCCTATCCCTGGTGAGTCATCGGTCCAGTTGGGCGAGGAATGTGAGGACGAGCTCGTTGAACGTCTCCGCCTGGTCGATCGGCGTCGCATGGTGCGAGTGTTCCACGACTGCGAGCCGTGCGGTCGGCATTCGGCTCACGAACTCCTGTTTGGCCGACACCGGCGTGTAGTCCTGGTCGGCTGAGACCACCAGCACAGGACAGGTGATCTGGTCGATGCGGTCGGCGACGCTCCAGCCGATGAGGGCCCGTGTGGCCGCCTTGTAGCCGGCCTTGTCGTTTTCCAGAAAGCCCTCCTTGAACATCCGGAGGAACTCTGCCTGGCCCGGCTCCGGAAAGAGCCGGCTACCGATCGTGTCGGCGATCTTGCCCATTGGGAGCAGGTCGACGAGGACCCTGCGTTGCCAGAGGCCGAATCGATCGCGCAGAGTGCTCGGCACGAGGGCCGGTCCCGCGTTGACGGCGACGAGGCTCTTGACACGGTCCGGGTGGTCGACGGCCAGCTGAAAACCGACCATGCCGCCCATCGAGAGACCCACGACATTGACGGCGGGCAGCTCCAGGACGTCCAGAAGCCCCAGCACGTCACCGGCGAACATGGGGACGCTGTACGGACCGGGCGGACGGCCGGTCCGACCATGACCTCGAAGATCGGTGAGGATGACACGATGCCGAGCCGAAAACGGCTCTCGTTGCAGCACCCATCCCTTGCTGCTCGACCCGAGTCCGTGCAGCAACAGGACCGGATCCCCCGATCCGAGTGTCTCGTAGTACATCTCGAGGTCCCCAACGTGGATCATGGTCATGGCAGCGTTCCTTTCTCCGAGGCTCCTGTCGCTTCGCCGGCGAACGCGAGGGCCACCGCAGCCATCAGATGCCAGAGGCCATGGCCCTGGATCGGCGACACGGGGTCACACCACGGCCCACCGGTCCTGCTGAGCGCGTAGACGACGAGCGCACCCGAGAAGATACCGAGAGCGGCGAGCATCCGCCGATCTCGCCGTAGCCTCGAATTCCGAAGTGAACCCACAGCGAAGGC
Coding sequences:
- a CDS encoding short chain dehydrogenase — translated: MRVLVLGGTTFFGRAVVELLLDRGDDISVFSRGNTRPEWWGSIGHVSGDRTDSGSLEQLRGQVFDAVIDNIAYSGGDVDILLDVIAPTVGHYVLTSSSAVYNTARGYPPYDEDDVDRAFRPSADEAESPGWAYTIGKLTAEQALVDRTDVSWTIIRPPIVLGPNDPTLRGWFYFQRLLDGGPLLLRCCGERSFRIVYSQDLARGYVSVLDTPDARGSVYNIAQQEVVRMRDFLAAAAQGLDTPLDIVGITERDLSHVALEYADPYDRLSNFIPSVERAERDLGYHSTPFKDWVGETARWYRDHYDGTNSSGYERRGDEIRLVRELSSYPW
- the catD gene encoding 3-oxoadipate enol-lactonase 2 — protein: MTMIHVGDLEMYYETLGSGDPVLLLHGLGSSSKGWVLQREPFSARHRVILTDLRGHGRTGRPPGPYSVPMFAGDVLGLLDVLELPAVNVVGLSMGGMVGFQLAVDHPDRVKSLVAVNAGPALVPSTLRDRFGLWQRRVLVDLLPMGKIADTIGSRLFPEPGQAEFLRMFKEGFLENDKAGYKAATRALIGWSVADRIDQITCPVLVVSADQDYTPVSAKQEFVSRMPTARLAVVEHSHHATPIDQAETFNELVLTFLAQLDR